The genomic segment AGGGCCGAGCGCTTTGCCCAGTTCTTCTTCCAGCAGCGGAAAATGGGTGCAGGCCAGCACGACCGTGTCGATCTTCTCGCCGCCGGGCTGGCTGCGCAGGCCCTGTGCCGCGGCCTGATAGACCGCTGGATCGACAGGCTCCCCGCGCAATTTCGCTTCCGCAGCCTTCACCAGATCGGGCGCGGGATGGCGCAGCAGCAGCTTGTCCTGCGCGAATTCGCGTTCGAGATTATCGACATAGGCCTGGCGGATGGTGGCGGCAGTGCCCAGCAGGCCGATTGCGCCGGTCCTTGTCATGGCTGCGGCGGGTTTGATCGCGGGGACAGTGCCTACCACCGGCAGGTCCAGCGCCTCGCGCACGGCGGCAAGGGCAATCGTGCTGGCCGTATTGCAGGCAATGGTGACGAGACGTGGGCGATAGCGTTCTACAAGCCGCCCGAGCAGGGCAGGGACGCGCGCGGCAATCTGTGCCTCCGTCTTCTCGCCATAGGGAAGGGCGGCATAGTCCGCGACGTAGATCACCGGCGCCTGGGGCAGCAATTTGCGGACTTCCGCCAACACGGTCAGCCCGCCGACTCCGGAATCGAACAACAGGATCGGAGAACTGGGGTCCATCGGCGCGGGATGGCCAATGGCGTGACAGGCGTCAACTGGTCGGGGCGGACTACCCACTTCGCAGCAGGCCACTTTCGCAGCGGGAACGGATTGTTTTCATGCCGCTGAAGTGCAAGGCGTCGGCTATAGAGTGCGGACGGGAAGGGGCGATTCATGGGCAGTTGGCAGGCAATTCTGGCGGCGGCGGGGCTGGCTTATCTGCTTGGCTCGATCCCGTTCGGCCTGTTGCTGACGCGCCTCGCCGGGCTGGGCGATGTGCGTCAGATCGGCTCCGGCAATATCGGCGCCACCAATGTGCTGCGCACCGGTAACAAGGGGCTGGCGGCGCTTACCCTGTTGCTCGATCTGGCCAAGGGTGCGGCGGCCGTGTTGATCGTGGCGCGCCTGTTTCCGGGGCTGCAGGGCCTCGCCGCGCTGGGCGTAGTGCTGGGGCACTGTTTCCCGGTCTGGCTGAAGTTCAAGGGTGGCAAGGGCGTGGCGACTGCTGCGGGCGTGTGCTTCGGCATCGGTTGGCCGGTTGGGCTGGCCTATGCAGTGGTGTGGATCGGCATGCTGGCGCTCACGCGCATCAGTTCGCTGAGCGGGATGAGCGCTGCGATTGCCGCCCCGGTCGCGGCCTATGCGCTGGGCTATCAGGCCGAATTTCCCTGGCTGGTGGCGATCTCTGCGCTGGTGATCTGGCTGCATCGTGCGAACATCGCCCGGCTGAAGAACGGCACGGAACCCAGGGTCGGCTCGAA from the Erythrobacter sp. SG61-1L genome contains:
- the murI gene encoding glutamate racemase; translation: MDPSSPILLFDSGVGGLTVLAEVRKLLPQAPVIYVADYAALPYGEKTEAQIAARVPALLGRLVERYRPRLVTIACNTASTIALAAVREALDLPVVGTVPAIKPAAAMTRTGAIGLLGTAATIRQAYVDNLEREFAQDKLLLRHPAPDLVKAAEAKLRGEPVDPAVYQAAAQGLRSQPGGEKIDTVVLACTHFPLLEEELGKALGPEVQFVDGAAGIARRIAYLTQGQSFERKGPDIAVFTGTNGGLEKLRPALASYGLDHIEHL
- the plsY gene encoding glycerol-3-phosphate 1-O-acyltransferase PlsY produces the protein MGSWQAILAAAGLAYLLGSIPFGLLLTRLAGLGDVRQIGSGNIGATNVLRTGNKGLAALTLLLDLAKGAAAVLIVARLFPGLQGLAALGVVLGHCFPVWLKFKGGKGVATAAGVCFGIGWPVGLAYAVVWIGMLALTRISSLSGMSAAIAAPVAAYALGYQAEFPWLVAISALVIWLHRANIARLKNGTEPRVGSKK